Proteins encoded together in one Eubalaena glacialis isolate mEubGla1 chromosome 7, mEubGla1.1.hap2.+ XY, whole genome shotgun sequence window:
- the ZXDC gene encoding zinc finger protein ZXDC isoform X5, with translation MDAPALLAAAAPAPRGPQLGGGPGRTRRTPGSAHRRLLLLRDPEDGAQEPRRGEARPAGSGGGDSFVVLLEVARGAAEVPGRRETEPEPGAAASPAGRPAQVPGAAPLVGPRAAGGQDLLVHLERGVLALAAPSRRPPPGQEASSPAGARRASAGPGYRCPEPQCALAFAKKHQLQVHLLTHGGGQGRRPFKCPLDGCGWAFTTSYKLKRHLQSHDKLRPFGCPVGGCGKKFTTVYNLRAHMKGHEQESLFKCEVCAERFPTHAKLSSHQRSHFEPERPYKCDFPGCEKTFITVSALFSHNRAHFREQELFSCSFPGCSKQYDKACRLKIHLRSHTGERPFICDSDSCGWTFTSMSKLLRHKRKHDEDRRFPCPVEGCGKSFTRAEHLKGHSVTHLGTKPFACPVEGCCARFSARSSLYIHSKKHLQDVAAPKSRCPVSSCHRLFASKHSVKAHMIRQHHRHPDLFPPLGAPSALAPSSGLSSPSQSEFSSVDLAVLFSDTPGDSGGAPRTSDGALRTGILTVDVTSVSASLGGGLPASQAASGPMGPLVLVAHSDVPPGPDRPLVLGTAATVLQQGSLAADDMQAVDAGALGCLVALPVKSLSRDPQAFTSASGPQGDSSAPELLVPIKVEPDSAPGPDAVRQQAWSGGVPRPVESSPAEELGPRKDAGLGAGTGGFYLAGAQQELIPEPFN, from the exons ATGGACGCGCCGGCGCTACTCGCCGCTGCGGCCCCGGCCCCACGCGGACCCCAGCTCGGCGGCGGCCCTGGCCGGACCCGCAGAACCCCGGGCTCCGCGCACCGCCGCCTGCTGCTGCTGCGGGACCCCGAGGACGGCGCGCAGGAGCCGCGGCGCGGGGAGGCCCGGCCGGCGGGCTCCGGCGGCGGCGACTCCTTCGTGGTGCTGCTGGAAGTGGCGCGCGGCGCGGCCGAAGTCCCGGGGCGGCGGGAGACCGAGCCCGAGCCCGGCGCCGCCGCGAGCCCGGCCGGCCGCCCTGCGCAGGTCCCCGGCGCCGCGCCCCTCGTGGGTCCCCGGGCCGCCGGCGGCCAGGACCTGCTGGTGCACTTGGAGCGCGGCGTCCTCGCGCTGGCCGCGCCGTCCCGCCGTCCGCCGCCCGGCCAGGAGGCCTCCAGCCCGGCAGGGGCCCGCCGCGCGTCCGCCGGCCCCGGGTACCGCTGCCCCGAGCCGCAGTGCGCGCTCGCCTTCGCCAAGAAGCACCAGCTCCAGGTGCACCTGCTGACGCACGGCGGCGGCCAGGGCCGGCGGCCCTTCAAGTGCCCGCTGGACGGCTGCGGCTGGGCCTTCACCACGTCGTACAAGCTCAAGCGGCACTTGCAGTCGCACGACAAGCTGCGGCCTTTCGGCTGCCCGGTGGGCGGCTGCGGCAAGAAGTTCACCACCGTGTACAACCTCAGGGCGCACATGAAGGGCCACGAGCAGGAGAGCCTGTTCAAGTGCGAGGTGTGCGCCGAGCGCTTCCCCACGCACGCCAAGCTCAGCTCGCACCAGCGCAGCCACTTCGAGCCGGAGCGGCCCTACAAGTGCGACTTTCCCG GCTGTGAGAAGACGTTCATCACAGTGAGTGCTCTGTTTTCCCATAACCGGGCCCACTTCAGGGAACAAGAACTCTTTTCTTGCTCTTTTCCTGGATGCAGCAAACAGTATGACAAAGCCTGTCGTCTGAAAATCCACCTGAGAAGCCATACAG gCGAAAGACCTTTTATCTGTGATTCTGACAGTTGTGGCTGGACCTTCACGAGCATGTCTAAACTCCTAAGGCACAAAAG GAAGCACGATGAGGACCGCCGCTTCCCCTGCCCCGTCGAGGGCTGCGGGAAGTCGTTCACCAGGGCCGAGCACCTCAAGGGCCACAGCGTCACCCACCTGGGCACCAAGCCCTTCGCGTGTCCCGTGGAAG GGTGCTGTGCCAGGTTCTCTGCACGGAGCAGCCTCTACATTCACTCCAAGAAGCACCTGCAGGACGTGGCCGCTCCGAAAAGCAGGTGCCCGGTGTCCAGCTGCCACAGGCTCTTCGCTTCCAAGCACAGCGTGAAGGCCCACATGATCAGGCAGCACCACCGGCACCCAG ACCTCTTCCCTCCGCTGGGAGCTCCAAGCGCGCTCGCGCCCAGTAGTGGCCTCAGCAGCCCCAGCCAGAGTGAGTTCAGCAGCGTGGACCTGGCGGTCCTCTTCTCCGACACGCCTGGCGACAGCGGTGGTGCCCCCAGGACCTCCGACGGGGCGCTGCGCACGGGGATCCTGACTGTCGATGTGACTTCTGTGAGCGCCTCTCTCGGGGGGGGCCTCCCTGCCAGTCAGGCTGCCTCAGGGCCCATGGGCCCCCTGGTCTTGGTGGCCCACAGTGACGTCCCACCAGGCCCGGACAGGCCCCTCGTCCTCGGGACGGCAGCCACGGTTCTCCAGCAGGGCAGCCTCGCTGCAGATGACATGCAGGCTGTGGACGCAGGGGCGCTGGGCTGTCTGGTGGCTCTGCCCGTGAAGAGCTTGAGTCGGGACCCCCAGGCTTTCACCTCTGCAAGCGGCCCCCAGGGAGAcagcagtgcccctgagctgctgGTTCCCATCAAAGTGGAACCGGACTCGGCCCCCGGCCCCGACGCCGTCAGACAGCAGGCGTGGAGTGGAGGGGTGCCGCGGCCTGTGGAGTCCAGCCCTGCAGAGGAGCTCGGACCTCGGAAAGACGCGGGACTTGGTGCGGGGACCGGCGGCTTCTACTTG GCGGGGGCTCAGCAAGAACTGATTCCCGAGCCATTCAACTAG
- the ZXDC gene encoding zinc finger protein ZXDC isoform X4 has protein sequence MDAPALLAAAAPAPRGPQLGGGPGRTRRTPGSAHRRLLLLRDPEDGAQEPRRGEARPAGSGGGDSFVVLLEVARGAAEVPGRRETEPEPGAAASPAGRPAQVPGAAPLVGPRAAGGQDLLVHLERGVLALAAPSRRPPPGQEASSPAGARRASAGPGYRCPEPQCALAFAKKHQLQVHLLTHGGGQGRRPFKCPLDGCGWAFTTSYKLKRHLQSHDKLRPFGCPVGGCGKKFTTVYNLRAHMKGHEQESLFKCEVCAERFPTHAKLSSHQRSHFEPERPYKCDFPGCEKTFITVSALFSHNRAHFREQELFSCSFPGCSKQYDKACRLKIHLRSHTGERPFICDSDSCGWTFTSMSKLLRHKRKHDEDRRFPCPVEGCGKSFTRAEHLKGHSVTHLGTKPFACPVEGCCARFSARSSLYIHSKKHLQDVAAPKSRCPVSSCHRLFASKHSVKAHMIRQHHRHPDLFPPLGAPSALAPSSGLSSPSQSEFSSVDLAVLFSDTPGDSGGAPRTSDGALRTGILTVDVTSVSASLGGGLPASQAASGPMGPLVLVAHSDVPPGPDRPLVLGTAATVLQQGSLAADDMQAVDAGALGCLVALPVKSLSRDPQAFTSASGPQGDSSAPELLVPIKVEPDSAPGPDAVRQQAWSGGVPRPVESSPAEELGPRKDAGLGAGTGGFYLLCDVGQPGVCEPRRRVAKGPQAGAQQELIPEPFN, from the exons ATGGACGCGCCGGCGCTACTCGCCGCTGCGGCCCCGGCCCCACGCGGACCCCAGCTCGGCGGCGGCCCTGGCCGGACCCGCAGAACCCCGGGCTCCGCGCACCGCCGCCTGCTGCTGCTGCGGGACCCCGAGGACGGCGCGCAGGAGCCGCGGCGCGGGGAGGCCCGGCCGGCGGGCTCCGGCGGCGGCGACTCCTTCGTGGTGCTGCTGGAAGTGGCGCGCGGCGCGGCCGAAGTCCCGGGGCGGCGGGAGACCGAGCCCGAGCCCGGCGCCGCCGCGAGCCCGGCCGGCCGCCCTGCGCAGGTCCCCGGCGCCGCGCCCCTCGTGGGTCCCCGGGCCGCCGGCGGCCAGGACCTGCTGGTGCACTTGGAGCGCGGCGTCCTCGCGCTGGCCGCGCCGTCCCGCCGTCCGCCGCCCGGCCAGGAGGCCTCCAGCCCGGCAGGGGCCCGCCGCGCGTCCGCCGGCCCCGGGTACCGCTGCCCCGAGCCGCAGTGCGCGCTCGCCTTCGCCAAGAAGCACCAGCTCCAGGTGCACCTGCTGACGCACGGCGGCGGCCAGGGCCGGCGGCCCTTCAAGTGCCCGCTGGACGGCTGCGGCTGGGCCTTCACCACGTCGTACAAGCTCAAGCGGCACTTGCAGTCGCACGACAAGCTGCGGCCTTTCGGCTGCCCGGTGGGCGGCTGCGGCAAGAAGTTCACCACCGTGTACAACCTCAGGGCGCACATGAAGGGCCACGAGCAGGAGAGCCTGTTCAAGTGCGAGGTGTGCGCCGAGCGCTTCCCCACGCACGCCAAGCTCAGCTCGCACCAGCGCAGCCACTTCGAGCCGGAGCGGCCCTACAAGTGCGACTTTCCCG GCTGTGAGAAGACGTTCATCACAGTGAGTGCTCTGTTTTCCCATAACCGGGCCCACTTCAGGGAACAAGAACTCTTTTCTTGCTCTTTTCCTGGATGCAGCAAACAGTATGACAAAGCCTGTCGTCTGAAAATCCACCTGAGAAGCCATACAG gCGAAAGACCTTTTATCTGTGATTCTGACAGTTGTGGCTGGACCTTCACGAGCATGTCTAAACTCCTAAGGCACAAAAG GAAGCACGATGAGGACCGCCGCTTCCCCTGCCCCGTCGAGGGCTGCGGGAAGTCGTTCACCAGGGCCGAGCACCTCAAGGGCCACAGCGTCACCCACCTGGGCACCAAGCCCTTCGCGTGTCCCGTGGAAG GGTGCTGTGCCAGGTTCTCTGCACGGAGCAGCCTCTACATTCACTCCAAGAAGCACCTGCAGGACGTGGCCGCTCCGAAAAGCAGGTGCCCGGTGTCCAGCTGCCACAGGCTCTTCGCTTCCAAGCACAGCGTGAAGGCCCACATGATCAGGCAGCACCACCGGCACCCAG ACCTCTTCCCTCCGCTGGGAGCTCCAAGCGCGCTCGCGCCCAGTAGTGGCCTCAGCAGCCCCAGCCAGAGTGAGTTCAGCAGCGTGGACCTGGCGGTCCTCTTCTCCGACACGCCTGGCGACAGCGGTGGTGCCCCCAGGACCTCCGACGGGGCGCTGCGCACGGGGATCCTGACTGTCGATGTGACTTCTGTGAGCGCCTCTCTCGGGGGGGGCCTCCCTGCCAGTCAGGCTGCCTCAGGGCCCATGGGCCCCCTGGTCTTGGTGGCCCACAGTGACGTCCCACCAGGCCCGGACAGGCCCCTCGTCCTCGGGACGGCAGCCACGGTTCTCCAGCAGGGCAGCCTCGCTGCAGATGACATGCAGGCTGTGGACGCAGGGGCGCTGGGCTGTCTGGTGGCTCTGCCCGTGAAGAGCTTGAGTCGGGACCCCCAGGCTTTCACCTCTGCAAGCGGCCCCCAGGGAGAcagcagtgcccctgagctgctgGTTCCCATCAAAGTGGAACCGGACTCGGCCCCCGGCCCCGACGCCGTCAGACAGCAGGCGTGGAGTGGAGGGGTGCCGCGGCCTGTGGAGTCCAGCCCTGCAGAGGAGCTCGGACCTCGGAAAGACGCGGGACTTGGTGCGGGGACCGGCGGCTTCTACTTG CTGTGTGACGTGGGCCAGCCGGGCGTCTGTGAGCCCAGAAGGCGCGTGGCGAAGGGGCCGCAG GCGGGGGCTCAGCAAGAACTGATTCCCGAGCCATTCAACTAG
- the LOC133094875 gene encoding LOW QUALITY PROTEIN: exosome RNA helicase MTR4-like (The sequence of the model RefSeq protein was modified relative to this genomic sequence to represent the inferred CDS: inserted 1 base in 1 codon; substituted 1 base at 1 genomic stop codon), translated as MADAFGDELFSVFEDDSTTAPGAKKDKEKEKGKWKGPPGSAEKAGRRFDGKLQSESTNIGKNKRDADFEGTDEPIFGKKPRVEESITEDLSLSDLMPGVKVQSVETVEGCTHEVALPADEDYLPLKPRVGKAAKEYPFILDAFQREAIHCVDNNQSVLVSAHTSAGKTVCAEYAIALALREKQRVIFTSAIKALSNQKYREMYEEFQDVGLMTGDVTINPTASCLVMTTEILRSMLYRGSEVMREVAWVIFDEIHYMRDSERGVVWEETIILLPDNVHYVFFSATIPNARQFAEWICHLHKQPCHVIYTDYRPTLLQHYIFPAGGDGLHLVVDENGDFREDNFNTAMQVLRDAGDLAKGDQKGRKGGTKGPSNVFKIVKMIMERNFQPVIIFSFSKKDCETYALQMTKLDFNTDEEKKMVEEVFSNAIDCLSDEDKKLPQVEHVLPLLKWGIGIHHGGLLPILKETIEILFSEGLIKALFATETFAMGINMPARTVLFTSGRKFDGKDFRWISSGEYIQMSGRAGRRGMDDRGIVILMVDEKMSPTIGKQLLKGSADPLNSAFHLTYNMVLNLLRVEEINPEYMLEKSFYQFQHYRAIPGVVEKVKNSEEQYNKIVIPNEESVVIYYKIRQQLAKLGKEIEEYIHKPKYCLPFLQPGRLVKVKNEGDDFGWGVVVNFSKKSNVKPNSGELDPLYVVEVLLRCSKESLKNSATEAAKPAKSDEKGEMQVVPVLVHLLSAISSVRLYIPKDLRPLDNRQSVLKSIQEVQKRFPDGVPLLDPIDDMGIQDQGLKKVIQKVEAFEHRMYSHPLHNDPNLETVYTLCGKKAQIAIDIKSAKRELKKARTVLQMDELKCRKRVLRRLGFATSSDVIEMKGRVACEISSADELLXEMMFNGLFNDLSAEXATALLSCFVFQENSSEMPKLTEQLAGPLRQMQECAKRIAKVSAEAKLEIDEETYLSSFKPHLMDVVYTWATGATFAHICKMTDVFEGSIIRCMRRLEELLRQMCQAAKAIGNTELENKFSEGITKIKRDIVFAASLYL; from the exons ATGGCGGACGCTTTCGGGGATGAGCTCTTCAGCGTGTTTGAGGACGACTCGACCACTGCGCCCGGAGccaaaaaagacaaggaaaaggagaaggggaaatggaAGGGGCCGCCAGGGTCTGCGGAAAAGGCCGGAAGACGTTTTGATGGTAAATTACAATCTGAGTCAACTAATATTGGAAAAAACAAGAGAGATGCAGACTTCGAGGGCACAGATGAACCCATTTTTGGAAAGAAGCCCAGGGTAGAAGAGTCAATAACTGAAGACTTAAGTTTGTCAGACTTGATGCCCGGGGTCAAGGTACAATCAGTTGAAACTGTTGAAGGGTGTACACATGAGGTTGCACTTCCTGCAGATGAAGATTATCTACCACTTAAACCTCGCGTTGGAAAAGCTGCAAAGGAATACCCGTTCATTCTTGATGCTTTTCAAAGAGAAGCCATTCACTGTGTTGATAATAATCAGTCTGTTCTAGTATCTGCACATACATCAGCAGGAAAAACTGTATGCGCTGAATATGCCATTGCATTGGCCTTAAGGGAAAAACAGCGTGTAATATTTACTAGCGCAATTAAGGCCCTGAGTAACCAGAAATACCGTGAAATGtatgaagaatttcaagatgtTGGTCTGATGACTGGAGATGTTACTATTAATCCTACAGCATCTTGTCTTGTTATGACCACAGAGATTTTGAGAAGTATGCTGTACAGAGGTTCTGAAGTTATGCGAGAAGTTGCTTGGGTCATATTTGATGAAATTCATTACATGAGAGATTCAGAGCGTGGTGTTGTATGGGAAGAAACTATTATTTTGCTTCCTGATAATGTTCACTATGTCTTTTTTTCGGCTACTATTCCAAATGCTCGGCAGTTTGCTGAATGGATTTGCCACTTACATAAACAGCCTTGTCATGTAATTTACACAGATTATCGGCCTACTCTGTTACAGCACTACATTTTTCCAGCAGGGGGAGATGGTCTGCACCTTGTGGTTGATGAAAATGGTGACTTCAGAGAAGATAATTTTAATACTGCGATGCAGGTACTTCGAGATGCTGGTGATTTGGCAAAAGGAgatcagaaggggagaaaaggaggaacAAAGGGACCATCAAATGTGTTCAAGATTGTGAAGATGATTATGGAAAGAAACTTTCAACCtgtaattattttcagttttagtaAGAAAGATTGTGAAACCTATGCACTTCAAATGACCAAATTAGATTTCaacacagatgaagaaaagaagaTGGTTGAAGAAGTATTCAGTAACGCAATTGACTGCTTGTCAGATGAAGATAAAAAGCTCCCTCAGGTTGAACATGTACTTCCTCTCTTGAAGTGGGGGATTGGTATTCACCATGGTGGTTTACTTCCTATTTTGAAAGAAACTATAGAAATTCTCTTTTCTGAAGGATTAATAAAGGCCTTATTTGCCACTGAGACTTTTGCTATGGGGATTAACATGCCAGCTAGAACTGTTTTATTTACAAGCGGCCGAAAATTTGATGGGAAGGATTTCCGATGGATTTCCTCTGGTGAATACATTCAGATGTCTGGTCGTGCTGGAAGGAGGGGAATGGATGACAGAGGAATTGTAATTCTTATGGTAGATGAAAAGATGAGCCCAACAATTGGAAAACAACTACTTAAGGGCTCAGCTGATCCTCTAAATAGTGCTTTCCATTTGACCTACAACATGGTTTTGAACTTACTACGAGTAGAAGAAATAAATCCTGAGTACATGTTGGAAAAATCCTTCTACCAGTTTCAGCATTATAGAGCAATTCCAGGAGTAGTAGAGAAGGTAAAGAACTCAGAAGAACAgtataataaaatagtaataccAAATGAAGAAAGTGTAGTCATCTATTATAAGATTAGGCAGCAGCTTGCCAAATTGggtaaagaaattgaagaatatatTCACAAACCAAAATATTGCTTACCATTTCTACAACCAGGTCGTTTGGTAAAGGTAAAGAATGAAGGAGACGATTTTGGCTGGGGTGTAGTGGtgaatttctcaaaaaaatcaaatgttaagCCTAATTCTGGTGAACTGGATCCTTTATATGTGGTGGAAGTACTTCTGCGCTGTAGCAAAGAGAGCTTGAAAAATTCAGCTACTGAGGCTGCAAAACCAGCTAAGTCTGATGAGAAAGGAGAGATGCAGGTTGTTCCAGTTTTGGTGCATCTCCTGTCTGCTATCAGCAGTGTTCGGCTTTACATTCCTAAAGACCTTCGACCACTGGACAATAGACAGAGTGTTTTAAAATCAATACAGGAAGTTCAGAAACGTTTTCCTGATGGTGTTCCCTTATTAGATCCTATTGATGACATGGGCATTCAAGATCAAGGACTGAAAAAAGTCATCCAGAAAGTAGAGGCTTTTGAGCATAGAATGTATTCTCATCCACTTCACAATGATCCAAATTTGGAAACTGTGTATACGCTTTGTGGAAAAAAAGCACAGATTGCAATAGACATTAAATCCGCAAAGCGAGAACTAAAGAAAGCAAGAACTGTCCTACAAATGGATGAGCTCAAATGTCGCAAACGTGTTTTAAGGAGGTTGGGATTTGCTACGTCTTCTGATGTCATAGAGATGAAAGGACGAGTGGCTTGTGAAATAAGCAGTGCTGATGAGCTCC CTGAGATGATGTTTAATGGCCTTTTCAATGACCTATCTGCAGAATAGGCAACGGCACTACTAAGCTGCTTTGTGTTTCAAGAGAATTCTAGTGAGATGCCCAAATTAACAGAGCAATTAGCAGGACCACTTCGTCAAATGCAGGAATGTGCTAAAAGAATTGCAAAAGTTTCAGCAGAAGCCAAATTGGAAATTGATGAGGAGACTTACCTAagctcatttaaacctcacttaATGGATGTAGTATATACCTGGGCAACTGGAGCTACATTTGCCCATATCTGCAAAATGACAGATGTCTTTGAAGGCAGCATAATTCGTTGTATGAGGCGCCTGGAAGAACTACTTCGACAAATGTGTCAAGCAGCAAAAGCCATTGGAAACACTGagctggaaaataaattttcagaagGAATCACCAAAATCAAGAGAGATATTGTGTTTGCTGCCAGCCTCTACTTATAA